From the Pseudooceanicola aestuarii genome, one window contains:
- a CDS encoding ABC transporter ATP-binding protein, giving the protein MEADAILEIENIELVYNRSVQVLRGLSLTVPRGQVVALLGSNGAGKSSTLKAVSGLLTLEDGEVTAGRIRFDGTDTKGESPHALVRRGLFHVMEGRRVFEDLTVEENLTAATFALTGRAGAAPANFDMVYDYFPRLRERRRSLAGYLSGGEQQMLAIGRALVADPKLILLDEPSLGLSPQLVEEIFTIIGKISRQTGVSMLLVEQNAAVAFAVSQYGYVMENGKIQLDGPTARLMSDQDVREFYLGTGGGAERSFRNIKHYKRRKRWLS; this is encoded by the coding sequence ATGGAAGCGGATGCGATCCTGGAGATCGAGAATATCGAACTGGTCTACAACCGCTCTGTCCAGGTGCTCAGGGGGTTGTCCCTGACGGTGCCGCGCGGACAGGTGGTGGCCCTGCTGGGGTCGAACGGCGCTGGCAAATCCTCGACGTTGAAGGCCGTGTCCGGCCTTCTGACGCTGGAGGATGGCGAGGTGACGGCCGGGCGCATCCGCTTTGACGGGACCGACACAAAGGGGGAGTCCCCGCACGCGCTGGTGCGGCGGGGGCTGTTCCACGTCATGGAAGGCCGCCGTGTCTTCGAAGACCTGACGGTCGAGGAAAACCTGACCGCAGCCACCTTTGCCCTGACCGGGCGCGCGGGCGCCGCGCCGGCGAATTTCGACATGGTCTACGACTATTTCCCGCGCCTGCGTGAACGGCGCCGGTCACTGGCGGGTTACCTGTCGGGTGGCGAACAGCAGATGCTGGCCATCGGACGCGCGCTGGTCGCCGATCCCAAGCTGATCCTGCTGGACGAGCCGTCTCTGGGTCTGTCTCCGCAGCTGGTGGAGGAAATTTTCACCATCATCGGCAAGATCAGCCGCCAGACCGGCGTGTCCATGCTGCTGGTGGAACAGAACGCCGCCGTGGCCTTTGCCGTGTCGCAATACGGCTACGTGATGGAGAATGGCAAGATCCAGCTGGACGGCCCAACCGCGCGGTTGATGTCCGACCAGGACGTGCGCGAATTCTACCTGGGCACCGGCGGGGGGGCGGAACGCAGTTTCCGCAATATCAAACATTACAAACGTCGCAAACGTTGGCTGTCCTGA